Proteins co-encoded in one Sulfurospirillum arsenophilum NBRC 109478 genomic window:
- a CDS encoding glycoside hydrolase family 3 N-terminal domain-containing protein, with translation MLKFLLTCLLFASFLHAKTPPLEDMIAQMIIIGFDGTKEGDKWVDQIAKDIKREKIGGVFLMDKNIQNPVQLKKLNEYLKAQAPKDLPLIVAVEHEGGEKSLFEAKKGFSEVPSAYELFKNKDIAEAEQLYQKLSHDLAKSGINVNFAPVLDLQPKKDVYENAKLQRSYSSYEEIVTTYAMLFINALHAEGVTPVVKYFPTAGANLWNNFSSEEDVTSTWRFEQLKPYYDLIAYGKMDAVLMSHAMHKEIDSNNPTLFSKLVIQGLLRDKMHFEGVVFTDNLRTHSIASSVDFKQRVIRSIDAGADILVFTNYFADNASMTFTINKIITDAIKSGELSTERIALSYERIVSFKQKLSKRGSHVN, from the coding sequence ATGCTAAAATTCCTTCTCACTTGCCTACTTTTTGCCTCATTTTTACACGCTAAAACACCTCCTTTAGAAGATATGATTGCTCAGATGATTATCATTGGCTTTGATGGAACCAAAGAGGGCGATAAATGGGTTGATCAGATTGCCAAAGACATTAAGCGTGAAAAAATTGGCGGTGTTTTTTTAATGGATAAAAACATTCAAAATCCAGTACAACTTAAAAAACTGAATGAGTATCTAAAAGCACAAGCACCTAAAGATCTGCCCCTCATCGTTGCCGTAGAGCATGAAGGTGGAGAAAAGAGTCTTTTTGAGGCTAAAAAGGGCTTTAGTGAAGTTCCTTCTGCCTATGAACTCTTTAAAAATAAAGATATCGCAGAAGCAGAACAACTTTACCAAAAGCTAAGCCATGACCTTGCTAAAAGTGGGATCAATGTCAACTTTGCGCCCGTGCTCGATCTCCAACCCAAAAAAGACGTCTACGAAAACGCTAAATTGCAACGTAGCTACTCAAGTTATGAAGAAATTGTAACCACTTATGCAATGCTTTTTATCAATGCACTTCATGCGGAAGGTGTGACACCCGTTGTGAAATATTTCCCCACAGCAGGTGCTAATCTTTGGAACAATTTTTCAAGCGAAGAAGATGTAACATCAACATGGCGATTTGAGCAGTTAAAACCTTATTATGATCTGATTGCTTATGGTAAAATGGATGCCGTTTTGATGTCTCATGCAATGCACAAAGAGATTGACTCCAACAATCCAACTCTTTTTTCAAAACTCGTTATTCAGGGCTTACTGAGAGATAAAATGCACTTTGAAGGTGTTGTCTTTACCGATAATTTGAGAACACATTCCATTGCGAGTAGTGTTGATTTTAAACAGCGCGTCATTCGTAGCATTGATGCAGGTGCGGATATATTAGTCTTTACAAATTATTTTGCCGATAATGCAAGTATGACATTTACAATTAATAAAATTATAACAGATGCCATTAAAAGCGGTGAGTTAAGTACGGAGCGCATAGCACTTTCCTATGAGCGCATTGTGAGTTTCAAACAAAAACTATCAAAAAGAGGAAGCCATGTTAATTAA